GAGTGAAGTCGCAACCGGACTCCGCCTCCGCCATATAGTGCCCACCGACGTGGACTTTTTCTTCTGAAGAGGCGGCGGGTGAAAATTTGAGCCGGTCGATCAGGTACTGGTTATAAAAACCTTCACAGCCTTCCGCCGTGTCATGATGTCCGTAGCGATTCAGTCCGACAGGTGTAAAGCGCGCCGTCGTCCAGAAGTGATATTCCTGCCGTAACCCGTCCGCGCACTCGGCAAGGAAATCGCAGTCGCCGGTCGCCGCGATATATTCTTTGACCATGCGGCAGAGATACGGCGCCTGCGAACGGTTATAGAGGCCGATATAATTCGGCATGTAACCCTGCCGCTTGATCAGCCAGAGCATGTTCTGAATGTTGGCCTTGGCAATTGCCGCGCGGCCGCTTCGAAGCAGTCCGGCATTGGTGAAATACGTGTCCCAGTAGAAAAAATAGTAAAACTTCCCTTTGCCCTTTATGCAGGGCGAGGTGTACGGGAACGGAAGATCCACGCCGCCAAAGCCAGCACCGGGCGCGTCTCGGTAAATCGAAGACTCCCAGTTTGCCTCAATGTAGGAAAGGATGTCCTGCCTCATATTTTTCTCCGTGCGGTTGCTGGACACGGAATCTATCCGAGCCTTGGTCAATGCAAAAGCTGAATTCATCGCCAACCGTAGCGTGCCACCAGAGCTGGTCGCAGTGGACGGCGGCGGAGTCTTGTGTTACACCCTCACGCCATGCCGATTCTCCTCAAAAACCAGACCGCCGAAGAACTGCACAGTCAGCTCGGCATTACGCTCCGTCAGGCGCGGATGATTCAAGCCGTCGTCATCCGGAAAGGCAAACTGCCGGAGGCGCAGGCCGAGATTTCAGAAAAGGCGCTGAAAGCTCTCCGCGCCGCGACAGAGATTCCTAACCTGACCGTTTCAGATAAACAAATTTCGCCGCAGGACGGCTTCGCCAAATATCTGTTTCACGGCGACGGCCCGGAACCGTTCGAAGCTGTCCGCATTCCGCTGATGCACCGCGCGGAAGATCAGAAATATATTGTCTGCGTCAGCTCGCAGGTCGGCTGCGCGATGGGCTGTTCGTTCTGCTACACCGGCAGAATGGGATTTATCCGCAACCTCTCCGCATGGGAAATGGTCGATCAGGTACTCAAAATCCGCGACGACTCCGAACATCCGGTGCGCGGCGTGGTCTTCATGGGCATGGGCGAACCGCTCCTTAACTACGACGAAGTCATCCGCGCCGCACGCATTCTCTCCGAACCGTGCGGCGGCGCCATTTCCGCCAAAGCCATCACCATTTCCACCTCCGGTATCACGCCCGCCATCCGGCGGTTCACGGCGGAGCAATATCCTTTCCGGCTGGTCGTCTCGCTCACTTCCGCCGATCCGCAAAAACGGCTTGAACTCATGCCGGTTGAAAAGTTGCACCCGACCGCCGAACTGATGGACGCGCTCCGTGAACGCCACCATGTCACCAGAAAGCGGATTCCCTTGGCGTGGATTATGATCTCTGGAGTTAACACCGCTGAAAAAGATGCCAAGCAACTGGCGGAACTGACGCGCGGAATTCCGGTCATGCTCGATCTGATCGACGTCAACGATCCGTCTGGAAAATTTGTTCCGCCCTCACCGGAAGAACTGTCTGCGTTCCGCGACGCCTTACGTCTTCATCTCGCCGCACCCGTCACCCGCCGTTACAGCGGCGGCAAAGATATCGGTGCAGCCTGTGGCATGTTAGCTGGCGCGGAATAATGAAATGGAATTAAAGGAAATTTTACGTGTTCACACGGCGCCTTTAGTACGGGCCGAGACGCAAGATTCTGGTGTGTTGTTGATCCGATCATCAATTGTCGCTTCATACTCAAACACATAATCTCCAACGGGAAGATTGACCCCAAAAGCCATTGACTTAAGCCCAATGTGAAAATCAAAGTTCGTCCCAGTGCCGGGGGCAAAACGAAAATCGCCAGCAATCAGATCCGGCGGATGCGAGACCAACTTTGTTGAGATACGCGGCACACTCCGCATTTGTGGAGCCAGACGGCCCGACCCTGTAGCTCGGTATACCGGCCTCAGAAGGCGCACCCTAAGGGTTCCTTTCTGTTTAGAATCTGTCCCACCGGCAATATTTTGTTCAACACTAACTGCCGGTGGTGGAGGGGCTAATCGAACAAAACTTTGCTGTATCGGTAATTGTTTTTTCGCATTTTCGATTCGTTCTTCAACAACTCGCAGTTGTTCGGTCACCTTGGGCTCATCGATCTCACTGACAGCGCCTGTACTTCTCTCGG
The sequence above is a segment of the Kiritimatiellaceae bacterium genome. Coding sequences within it:
- a CDS encoding radical SAM protein, producing MPILLKNQTAEELHSQLGITLRQARMIQAVVIRKGKLPEAQAEISEKALKALRAATEIPNLTVSDKQISPQDGFAKYLFHGDGPEPFEAVRIPLMHRAEDQKYIVCVSSQVGCAMGCSFCYTGRMGFIRNLSAWEMVDQVLKIRDDSEHPVRGVVFMGMGEPLLNYDEVIRAARILSEPCGGAISAKAITISTSGITPAIRRFTAEQYPFRLVVSLTSADPQKRLELMPVEKLHPTAELMDALRERHHVTRKRIPLAWIMISGVNTAEKDAKQLAELTRGIPVMLDLIDVNDPSGKFVPPSPEELSAFRDALRLHLAAPVTRRYSGGKDIGAACGMLAGAE